A single region of the Agromyces sp. Leaf222 genome encodes:
- a CDS encoding NAD(P)-binding domain-containing protein gives MTLIDLTVPSLQRRSLDTLPVAIIGAGPVGLAAAANLVERGIDFVIYEAGDQVGSSIRQWGHTRLFSPWKHVVDPASRRLLEATGWQLPAPESLPTGIELVEQYLEPLAALEAIAGRIRTGVQVEAVTRQGMDRTRTARRASTPFLLRAHTVDGIEEFTARAVIDTSGTYAHPNSLASSGLDPLGLAEVADRVSHALPDVLGRERGRFAGRHITVVGAGHSAANTLLALVELAEQEPDTRITWLIRNASAVRVTTSYDDGLAARASIGRRVDALVAAGRITALDRFEIVRLGRTDDGVRLIGARAGELVEHDTELVVSATGFRPDLDMLREIRLELDEIVEAPKRLAPLIDPNVHTCGTVEPHGFAELTHPEPGFFLAGMKSYGRAPTFLLATGYEQVRSITAWLAGDLTAASNVELVLPETGVCSTSLAPDGSSCGTSDAASGASSASSCCS, from the coding sequence ATGACGTTGATCGATCTCACCGTCCCGAGCCTGCAGCGACGCAGCCTTGACACCCTGCCGGTCGCGATCATCGGCGCCGGCCCGGTGGGGCTCGCGGCGGCCGCGAATCTCGTCGAGCGCGGCATCGACTTCGTGATCTACGAGGCGGGCGATCAGGTCGGTTCCAGCATCCGGCAGTGGGGGCACACTCGACTGTTCTCGCCGTGGAAGCACGTCGTCGACCCGGCCTCGCGCCGCCTGCTCGAAGCGACCGGATGGCAGCTCCCGGCACCCGAGAGCCTCCCCACGGGCATCGAACTCGTCGAGCAGTACCTGGAGCCGCTCGCCGCGCTCGAGGCGATCGCCGGCCGCATCCGCACCGGCGTCCAGGTTGAAGCGGTGACCCGTCAGGGCATGGACCGCACCCGCACAGCACGCCGCGCGTCGACGCCGTTCCTACTCCGCGCCCATACGGTCGACGGCATCGAGGAGTTCACCGCGCGCGCCGTGATCGACACGTCGGGTACCTACGCGCATCCGAACAGCCTTGCCTCCTCCGGCCTGGACCCGCTGGGCCTCGCCGAGGTCGCCGACCGGGTCAGCCACGCCCTGCCCGATGTCCTCGGCCGCGAACGAGGACGCTTCGCCGGCCGGCACATCACCGTCGTCGGCGCCGGACACTCCGCCGCGAACACACTCCTGGCTCTGGTCGAGCTCGCCGAGCAGGAGCCCGACACCCGCATCACCTGGCTGATCCGCAACGCCAGCGCCGTCCGCGTCACCACCTCGTACGATGACGGCCTCGCGGCCCGCGCTTCGATCGGCCGCCGTGTCGATGCCCTCGTCGCCGCCGGCCGGATCACCGCGCTCGACCGGTTCGAGATCGTGCGCCTCGGCCGCACCGACGACGGTGTACGTCTGATCGGCGCCCGCGCCGGCGAGCTCGTCGAGCACGACACCGAGCTCGTGGTCAGCGCCACCGGGTTCCGCCCCGACCTCGACATGCTCCGCGAGATCCGCCTCGAACTCGACGAGATCGTCGAGGCTCCCAAGCGACTCGCGCCGCTGATCGACCCGAACGTGCACACCTGCGGAACGGTCGAGCCGCACGGGTTCGCCGAGCTCACCCATCCCGAGCCCGGGTTCTTCCTCGCCGGGATGAAGAGCTACGGTCGCGCACCGACCTTCCTCCTCGCGACCGGGTACGAGCAGGTCCGCTCGATCACGGCATGGCTCGCCGGCGACCTCACCGCGGCCAGCAACGTCGAACTCGTGCTGCCCGAGACCGGCGTGTGCTCGACGAGCCTCGCTCCCGACGGATCGTCCTGCGGCACGAGCGACGCAGCGAGTGGCGCCTCGAGCGCTTCGAGCTGCTGCTCGTGA
- a CDS encoding metalloregulator ArsR/SmtB family transcription factor — MSTTLLPVIQPDAAVCCTPLTSEAMDAERADTLAKKLKALADPTRLRLVSIVAASEGTEACVCDLIEPVGLSQPTVSHHLKILMEAGFLTRSKRGTWAYYKLVPGALGELSQLLDVTASR; from the coding sequence ATGTCCACCACGCTGCTGCCTGTGATCCAGCCCGACGCTGCCGTGTGCTGCACGCCGCTGACCAGCGAGGCCATGGACGCGGAGCGTGCAGACACCCTCGCGAAGAAGCTGAAGGCGCTGGCCGACCCGACCCGGCTCCGACTGGTGTCGATCGTCGCAGCATCCGAGGGTACCGAGGCATGCGTCTGCGACCTCATCGAACCCGTCGGCCTCAGCCAACCGACCGTGTCGCACCACCTGAAGATCCTCATGGAGGCCGGCTTCCTGACCCGCAGCAAGCGCGGCACCTGGGCGTACTACAAGCTCGTTCCGGGAGCACTCGGCGAACTGTCCCAGCTGCTCGACGTCACCGCGTCCCGCTGA
- a CDS encoding helix-turn-helix transcriptional regulator gives MLTIAPRVDVMNRLGRAMADPTRSRILLSLLQEPGYPAQLARALELTRSNVSNHLSCLRGCGIVVAIPEGRATRYEISDPHLTRALTSLLDVVLAVDDAVPCAVDGCDIPFCCGPGVNP, from the coding sequence ATGCTGACTATTGCTCCGCGCGTTGATGTGATGAATCGGTTGGGTCGGGCGATGGCTGATCCAACGCGTTCGAGGATTCTGTTGAGTTTGCTGCAGGAGCCGGGGTATCCGGCGCAGTTGGCGCGTGCTCTCGAGCTCACGCGGAGCAATGTGTCGAATCATCTCAGTTGCCTGCGCGGTTGTGGGATCGTGGTGGCGATTCCCGAGGGGCGCGCCACTCGGTACGAGATCTCTGACCCGCACCTCACGCGTGCGTTGACGTCACTGCTGGACGTGGTTCTTGCCGTTGATGACGCTGTGCCGTGCGCTGTCGACGGCTGTGATATTCCTTTCTGCTGCGGCCCGGGAGTCAACCCATGA
- a CDS encoding cation-translocating P-type ATPase: MSRECCGPDDAPVSITLRAGVPEDPPIAALVDDHDEHGEEHEELVPWWRDRALLLPVISGVLLAVGFGLEWSGVGWPATVVQAGSLLAGATTFVPGAVRRLVRGKLGVGLLMTIAAVGAVLLGHVGEAAALAFLFSIAEALEDRAMDRARHGLRSLLSLIPDTARLSRLSGEVTVPAAEIRELDILVVRAGERVATDGVVVMGRSSIDTSAVTGESIPVEVGPGDPVPAGSINGAGTIQVEATAAGHDNSLTTIVKLVEEAQAKKGERARLADRIARPLVPIVLIVAALIIGFGFLVGDPGLWTERALVVLVAASPCALAIAVPVTVISAIGAASRFGVIIKSGAAFEQLGAIRIVAFDKTGTLTRNKPEVVDIDTLNFDRDEVLRLAAALEANSTHPIASAILAAAPEHSAASEVTEDAGHGLTGTVNGRTVRVGSTRWLDAGNLSERANAMEGGGMTVVVVDIDGSAVGVIGIRDQLKPEAADTIRQLEAAGISSVMLTGDNTRTAKAIGSQAGISDIRAELRPQDKAAAIQALSSGKPTAMIGDGINDAPALAAADAGIAMGATGSAAAVESADVAFTGTDLRLIPQALAHARRGRRIMTGNIVLSLAIIIVLFPLALFGVLGLAGVVLIHEIAEVFVILNGVRAARRKVLPAA, encoded by the coding sequence ATGAGCCGCGAGTGCTGCGGCCCCGACGATGCTCCAGTAAGCATCACCCTTCGGGCGGGGGTGCCCGAGGATCCACCTATCGCCGCGCTGGTCGATGATCATGACGAGCACGGCGAAGAGCATGAGGAGTTGGTTCCGTGGTGGCGTGATCGTGCGCTCCTGCTGCCGGTGATCTCCGGCGTGCTGCTCGCTGTCGGGTTCGGGCTCGAGTGGTCAGGTGTGGGATGGCCAGCCACGGTGGTTCAGGCGGGCAGCCTGCTTGCAGGTGCGACGACGTTCGTGCCTGGCGCGGTCAGGCGCCTAGTTCGCGGCAAGCTTGGCGTTGGTCTCCTGATGACGATCGCTGCCGTCGGCGCGGTGCTTCTTGGTCATGTGGGCGAAGCGGCTGCGCTCGCGTTCCTTTTCTCCATCGCTGAGGCCCTGGAGGACCGGGCGATGGATCGGGCCCGGCACGGGCTGCGTTCACTGCTCTCGCTGATCCCGGATACGGCGCGGCTGTCTCGCCTCTCTGGCGAGGTCACAGTCCCGGCCGCGGAGATCCGTGAACTTGACATCCTCGTGGTGCGTGCAGGCGAACGCGTCGCGACAGACGGAGTCGTCGTGATGGGTCGCAGCAGCATCGACACCTCCGCCGTGACCGGTGAATCGATTCCAGTGGAAGTTGGACCAGGTGATCCGGTTCCTGCCGGATCGATCAATGGCGCCGGCACGATCCAGGTCGAGGCGACCGCAGCTGGCCATGACAACTCGCTTACCACGATCGTCAAGCTGGTTGAGGAAGCGCAGGCGAAGAAGGGCGAACGGGCCCGGCTGGCGGATCGCATCGCCCGCCCGCTGGTCCCGATCGTTCTGATCGTGGCAGCCCTGATCATCGGGTTCGGGTTCCTGGTCGGCGATCCCGGCTTGTGGACGGAACGTGCACTGGTCGTGCTCGTCGCGGCTTCCCCGTGTGCGCTGGCGATCGCCGTGCCCGTAACGGTCATCTCCGCGATCGGCGCGGCAAGCCGGTTCGGCGTCATCATCAAATCCGGTGCCGCGTTCGAGCAGCTCGGCGCGATCCGCATTGTCGCGTTCGACAAGACTGGCACCCTGACCCGCAACAAGCCCGAAGTCGTCGACATCGACACATTGAACTTCGACCGTGATGAGGTCTTGAGGCTGGCTGCAGCCCTCGAGGCGAACAGCACCCACCCGATCGCGTCCGCGATCCTGGCCGCCGCCCCGGAGCACTCGGCGGCATCAGAGGTGACGGAGGATGCCGGACACGGTCTCACCGGTACCGTCAACGGCCGCACCGTGCGGGTTGGCAGCACCCGGTGGCTGGACGCCGGCAACCTATCCGAGCGTGCGAACGCGATGGAAGGCGGAGGGATGACGGTCGTAGTCGTCGACATCGACGGGAGTGCTGTCGGCGTGATCGGCATCCGCGACCAGCTCAAGCCCGAAGCCGCTGACACGATCCGTCAGCTCGAGGCGGCCGGGATCAGCAGCGTCATGCTCACCGGCGATAACACCCGCACCGCGAAGGCCATCGGCTCCCAAGCCGGCATCAGCGACATCCGCGCCGAGTTGCGACCCCAGGACAAGGCAGCCGCGATCCAAGCCCTTTCCTCCGGCAAGCCCACGGCCATGATCGGTGACGGAATCAACGACGCGCCCGCCCTGGCCGCGGCGGACGCTGGCATTGCCATGGGAGCGACCGGTTCCGCGGCCGCGGTCGAATCCGCGGATGTCGCGTTCACCGGCACCGACCTGCGGCTGATCCCACAGGCCCTCGCGCATGCCCGCCGCGGCCGGCGCATCATGACCGGCAATATCGTGCTTTCGCTCGCGATCATCATCGTGCTCTTCCCCTTAGCCCTGTTCGGAGTGCTCGGGCTCGCCGGCGTGGTCCTAATACACGAGATCGCTGAAGTCTTCGTGATCCTCAATGGCGTCCGCGCCGCTCGCCGGAAGGTTCTCCCCGCAGCATGA
- a CDS encoding thioredoxin domain-containing protein, with translation MKKSTKFQIGILSAILLTGAGAITAIALNQPGATTPDSSMSGSGSGSSSPAAVAVVAENSHRLDVADNGTVTFTEFLDFECEVCGAVYPFVEELREEYAGEVTFVTRYFPLPGHFNSRNAAIAVEAAAQQGEFEAMYHRMFETQGEWGEQRVSKADLFRQFAEEIGLDLAAYDAAVANPSTEARVQYDYDAATALGAQGTPTIFINDDLVPLTSPDDIRAALNRALAN, from the coding sequence ATGAAGAAGAGCACCAAGTTCCAGATTGGCATCCTCAGCGCGATCCTCCTCACCGGTGCGGGCGCGATCACCGCAATCGCACTCAACCAGCCCGGCGCGACCACGCCTGACAGCTCCATGAGCGGCAGCGGCAGCGGCAGCAGCAGTCCAGCGGCAGTAGCCGTCGTGGCGGAGAACAGCCACCGGCTGGATGTCGCAGACAACGGGACCGTGACGTTCACGGAGTTCCTCGACTTCGAATGCGAAGTCTGCGGCGCGGTGTACCCCTTCGTCGAAGAGCTCCGAGAGGAATACGCCGGCGAAGTCACCTTCGTCACCCGCTACTTCCCGCTGCCAGGCCACTTCAACTCGAGGAACGCGGCGATCGCCGTCGAGGCCGCAGCCCAGCAGGGCGAGTTCGAAGCGATGTACCACCGAATGTTCGAGACACAGGGCGAGTGGGGCGAGCAGCGCGTCTCCAAGGCCGACCTCTTCCGCCAATTCGCCGAAGAGATCGGCCTCGACCTGGCCGCCTACGACGCGGCTGTGGCAAACCCATCCACCGAAGCACGCGTTCAGTACGACTACGACGCCGCGACCGCGCTCGGTGCCCAAGGCACCCCGACGATCTTCATCAACGACGACCTCGTTCCGCTCACCTCTCCCGACGACATCCGTGCTGCGCTCAACCGCGCTCTGGCCAATTGA
- a CDS encoding cytochrome c oxidase assembly protein: MIRGDVSGPVSIPEEPPSLEQFLIVDLQPVPVLPLLAALLAGAYVCGWIRLRMLKRPWPVWRGGLFLIGCLLIAATTGTRLEGYGYELFSVFMFQQLTLMMAIPPLLVLGSPGTLLLRATPHHGVGRLLLRIAIAGLQSRVSRFVLHPGFMIPLFLFAFYGIYLSNIANVLLNTWLGHLGLELSFLAAGILFTVPLISSDPLPKRQSHLGRLVDLFSEMPLHAFFGVIVMMAITPLVPYFASPPPSWAIDPVADQSIAGALAWSYGEAPTLALALVLLARWYRDDTRLARARDFRIDRTGDPELEAYNRYLQRLTAHDRMRESASGARTAAERPNQGTTG; this comes from the coding sequence ATGATCCGCGGTGATGTGAGCGGACCCGTGTCGATTCCAGAGGAACCGCCGAGCCTCGAGCAATTCCTGATAGTCGACCTGCAGCCGGTCCCGGTGCTTCCGCTGCTCGCGGCCCTCCTTGCTGGCGCATACGTCTGCGGCTGGATCCGGCTACGAATGCTCAAACGGCCGTGGCCCGTTTGGCGAGGCGGGCTGTTTCTCATCGGTTGCCTGCTCATCGCAGCGACCACGGGAACCAGGCTGGAAGGATATGGATACGAACTGTTCTCTGTGTTCATGTTCCAGCAACTCACGCTGATGATGGCTATCCCGCCGCTTCTCGTGCTCGGCTCGCCGGGAACGCTGCTGCTCCGAGCCACCCCGCATCATGGCGTCGGCCGGCTGCTGCTTCGGATTGCGATAGCCGGCCTGCAGTCACGAGTTTCGCGGTTCGTGCTCCATCCCGGCTTCATGATTCCGCTGTTCCTGTTCGCGTTCTATGGCATCTACCTCAGCAACATTGCGAACGTTCTGCTGAACACCTGGCTCGGACATCTCGGGCTTGAGCTGTCGTTCCTGGCGGCGGGCATCCTGTTCACCGTCCCGCTCATCTCCTCGGACCCGCTTCCCAAGCGGCAATCCCATCTCGGCCGGCTCGTCGACCTCTTCTCGGAAATGCCGTTGCACGCGTTCTTCGGCGTGATCGTCATGATGGCCATCACGCCACTGGTACCGTACTTCGCTTCACCGCCCCCTTCCTGGGCCATCGACCCCGTGGCCGACCAGAGCATCGCGGGCGCACTCGCATGGTCATACGGTGAAGCCCCAACGCTGGCGCTGGCCCTCGTCCTTCTTGCCCGCTGGTATCGGGACGATACTCGCCTCGCTCGAGCCAGGGATTTCCGTATCGACCGCACCGGGGACCCAGAACTCGAGGCGTACAACCGCTACTTGCAGCGTCTCACCGCGCATGACCGTATGCGCGAAAGTGCGTCCGGTGCGAGGACGGCCGCAGAACGACCCAATCAAGGGACAACAGGATGA